The Kogia breviceps isolate mKogBre1 chromosome 19, mKogBre1 haplotype 1, whole genome shotgun sequence genome contains the following window.
GGGGTTGGGGGGCGAGGGGCGAGGGCAGGGGCCCCTGTGCGAGGGTCTCCCGAGCCCCGCGAGGGGCTGGTGGGCTCGACCATCCGAGAAAAGCGTATCTCTACAgttgcttctttttgttttgtgttgcaGCCTCGCAAAATTGAGGAAATCAAGGACTTTCTGCTCACAGCCAGGCGAAAGGACGCCAAATGTAAGTGACGGTCTACACGACCGAGTGGAAAGGGTCGCGTTGGCGCGGAGCCGGCCCTGCACGGGGCCTGGGCCGGGCGGCTGCTTAAGGCTGTGCATGCGTTGTCGGGGAGCAGTGGTTTTAGCAGGTGTCGCGTAAGAAAAGCTGGTTGGCCAGTGTGTTGTCTTCTTTAGCTAACTGAACGTTTAAGAAACGTTCTAAGGTGTTTTGTTCATGTGTGTTCTCCTTTGTATGGTAGGTGCTCTGAACGGAACCCTTACTGGGTGAAAATCTGGAAATGCGCTTTTCATAAACCCCTTGTTGACTTAGTGCTGCATGTTAGGTTCTGGGCTGAGGACAGGCCCTGCTCACAAGGAACTAAGTCATTTCCCTTCTACGTGTGTTAGCGTTCTAGCTTGTAAACGGAGGGAAAAGTAATTGATGTATCAGAAACATAGAACAGCGAGTTTTTGATGGACGTGTGCCAGCCCCAGCTGCTAGTGTGTTCTCTCTACACTGCGGGAGGGAATTCTGGTGTGCCTTTGTTGTAGTTGAAGATTTGAGGAGCTTGTGCCTTATACTAGATCTTGAACTGCTTTAACCCGGGGTCATCTTTTTTGTGCTGTTCCTTATAGCTTTGTTTCCCTCCCAGATTTGTGCTAAAGAGAAAATCGGAGAACTCGTGAAAGTGGAGTACTGTCGGGCTACTTACTTTAAGGTGGGCTAAGGCACCAACCGCCTGTGACGCCCTGTGTCAGTGGTCGGGTGAAGCAGTGGCGTGCAGGAGAGCCTTTTAGGGAGTTCACGGGGCTTCAGGAAGAGTCGTGTTTGTGTCCCCTTTACCTGAAACAGGTTGTTGCGTTTGATCCCCTGGTGCTGTGTGAACTGGTGACCACCTGTGGGAACAAGTAGCATCTGGTGTTCGGAATGTCTGTCCTGACGGGTGGTGGGGACCGCGGGTGGCAGTGCGCTTGTGTTTTTGTATGTACTGCGGTGCACAAAGGAAATGTATCAGGTCAGCCTTAGTCCAGGCGAGGGAATTTGCTGtcactgcctgggttcagatcccagctctacCAGCAGGTAGCTGTCCTTAGCAAGGTAAACACAACCccactgttttctttctgttgagGAGGGGGTGATGACATCTGTCTCCTAGGATTGGTGCAAGGATCAGATCAGATGATCTGTTAGAGACTTTAGCACCTTGAGCAGGTGACACCAAATCCATCAGCTTGCTTTGCGTTTTAATTGTTTGGGAGCTTGATTTTAGACAGTGACCTGTGAGGGTACGGGTCACGTTCCCTTGGATATGATAGGGTGCTCAGTGAGTTTTTTGAAtaaacttatatttttctttatagatttaattgtaagataaacataaaattttttggTGTGCGGTTTACTGGCTTTGAGAATGTTCACATTGTAGTGCAACCATGCTTTTCCAGGaatttttatcttgcaaaacgGAAACTCTGTAACCCATTAAACAATAGGTCTCCATTCTCTCCGTCCAAGCCCTGGccatcaccattctactttgtgtcTATCAATTTGAGTCTTCTAGGTgtctcatgtaagtgaaatcatctGGTATTTGTTCTTTCATGATTGGTTTACTTTATTTAGCATGATATCttcaaaattcatccatgttggagAATTTGTCAGGATATCCTCCTTAACACTAAATAATCCATTGTGTGAAcatgccacattttgttcatccatccatggacatttgggtggtttctgCCTTTGGCTGTTGTGCGTAATTTTGCTGTGAACgttgtacaaatatctcttgttGCCGCTTTCTGTACTTTTGAGTATATTCCTGTAAGtagaattgctgtatcatatgatgttgaataaacatttttaagagaTGCATCTGCCTTATCTTGCGAGGGTTCAGTTAGTTAATAGATGTACAGCAGGTACTAGGGACGACGCAGTATACTTAGCTTTGGGAGGAATGTTAAGATAGCAGAATAGGTTGGTTTGAGTAAATATCCGTGTGCCTGATTTATTAAAACACGAGCCAAGGCAGCCAGTGCCTTGGGCAGGGCCACAGAGCTTCTGCTTCCTGTGACATGTCGTACCCCTTTAGCAGTTATTGGCAGAGATGGAGCTGTGGGTTGTGAGTCCAAGTTAACTGTGCTGTAGAAGTCGGAACGAGGAACTTGACAGGTGCCTGCTATGAGTAACCGGGGAAGCGGATGTCGTCCTGCCGCCGGAATAGGTGCCGGCCTCATAGAAATGCATTGACGGTTGTACATAACCAGACTGTTTGCTAAATTTTCAAACGTTGCGCTGTTGAATTTTGAGCACACTTGAGGCTCTTTATTGTCTGAGCTGTGTTCCTGAGATAGAATTTTAAAgcaataaagagcccagaaaatgTGTTCTGCTCAAATCTGAGGAAAAGCTTCGGTACATGCTCGTTATGTCGGGGGCGGTCCTGAAGGAAGAGCCTTAGCATCGCCCCCGATGGCATCTCACATGCAGAGTTATTTCTAGAAGGGTGGTGGAAGGTTCTTGATCTCAGCAGTTAATTCATCTCCTTACTTTATGAACTACTTtcatcccttaaaaaaaaaataataataagatggaCACAGGATGTTCTAAGATGTGTTCAGTGTACCAGATACTGTGTTTTAAATAGAAACATTAAGCTCCAGGTTCGTGAGTATTAATGTAAGAGAAATGAACATTTGtgacatgatttttaaatactgagcTCAGAGGAGGGCGGGGGCGTCTTGTTCTCTGTTTCAGCAgagggaaggtggagggaggCAAGCGCAGCTGTCACACGTGCCACTGCCTGCAGGACTATGAAGCAGGTGGACCACGCGCCCTCTCTCTTCTGTGATACAATGTAATTGTTAATTCTGGTCTCTGATAGCGGTCAAGATcaagaaaaataaggataatgtGAAGTTTAAAGTTCGATGTAGCAGGTACCTTTACACCTTGGTCATCACTGacaaagagaaggcagagaagctGAAGCAGTCGCTGCCCCCAGGTGAGTGAGGCGGAAACCCCCCGGGGAGGGGGAACAACCTGGAATGTGGAGGGGGGTCCCTGTATCACCATCTTGTTTCTTGACTTCTCCCCAGAATGAGGGAAGTGCATTCTGTGGTTTGTCTAAGTATCTGCTCTTGCTGTGGCTGTAGTGCAAGGAATATGTGTGGTGGTCAGAGGTTAGATCCCATACCAGCAATCGCTTCCGTGGCCAGAGGAAAGGTTGTTTCACCCCCTTCAGTGCTTTCCTAATGCAGCATCATAACAGCTGATGCTTATTCTATGtcactcatttcatcctcaccacaGCCCTACAGGGTAGGTAGGTGCTGGTATATTGATGACCCCCATTTTTATAGGTTGAGAGACTTACTAAATACAACAGGCCATGAGCGTAGGTTAGTTAAGCATAGGGGCCTGTCCCGGTGGTGGAAGGCTCAAAAGGGCAGCTGGGAGGAAACTGCCCCAGGAGCCCAGAGGGGTTCTGAAGGCGGCTTCTTCACAGAGGGAAGTCAGCCAGCGCCACCTGCCTTTGTAAG
Protein-coding sequences here:
- the LOC131746860 gene encoding large ribosomal subunit protein eL38, which codes for MPRKIEEIKDFLLTARRKDAKSVKIKKNKDNVKFKVRCSRYLYTLVITDKEKAEKLKQSLPPGLAVKELK